A genomic stretch from Lysobacter ciconiae includes:
- a CDS encoding efflux RND transporter permease subunit, which translates to MSISDLAIRRPVFATVMSLLLMVIGVMTFSRLTLRELPAIDPPIVSVNVNYPGASAAVVETRITQALEDALSGIEGVETIQSRSVNGRSSVTLEFTLERDIEAAANDVRDAISSVASRLPDEADAPQVRKADSDSDTLIWLNMSSTTMDALQLSDYAERYIVDRLSSLDGVSQVQIGGRQRYAMRIWLDSSAMAARGITATDIEAALRAENVELPAGRIESETRDFTLRVARQYEKPSDFAEIPIREGSDGYVVRIGDVAQVELASAERRAYYKSNGQPNVGLGVVKTSTANALDVTRAARAEAIEIQKTLPEGTDIFVAYDSTVFIDESIRRVYHTLLEAMALVLLVIWLFLGSFRAALIPAVTVPVCLIAAFIPLYLFGYSINLLTLLALVLSIGLVVDDAIVVLENIQRRADLGEPPLVAAVRGTKQVAFAVIATTTVLVAVFLPVGFMEGNTGRLFRELSVALAGAVALSAFVALTLTPMMSSKLVRARSDERSNPIHRWSNRQLTRLSGAYQGWLGRHVGKRWLVGGLMLGALALSYGLIKLVPSELAPAEDRGSFFVSIMGPEGAGFDYTVGQLEQVEAVVAAHTGEDKAIRRYNSRAPGGWGATEEMHTANVIVFLQDWDQRDMSTAEVADSLRADLGKLTGVQAQPRVGGGLVGSRGQPIQLVLGGPEYAEIAQWRDVMMEKMEANPGLFSVDSDYKETRPQMRVEIDRKRASDLGVSVSAIGHALETMMGSRRVTTFVQDGEEYDVLVQAGRDGRASPADLSAIEVRGKDGALVPLSNLVTLSELAEAGSLNRFDRMRAITITAGLAPGYTMGEALEFLNQTVATTLPDYAQVAWKGESREYQKAGGAVLLTFALALLVVFLVLAAQFESFIHPFVIMLTVPLAVLGALVGLAVTGGTLNLFSQIGIVMLVGLAAKNGILIVEFANQLRDSGRTITEAIIESAGVRLRPILMTSIATAVGALPLVLAGGPGSASRATIGVVIMFGVSLSTLLSLFVVPAFYVVLAPFTRSPHAVSNELDALAAKTPEVGGHA; encoded by the coding sequence ATGAGCATCTCCGATCTGGCCATTCGCCGGCCGGTGTTTGCCACGGTGATGAGCCTGCTGTTGATGGTGATCGGGGTGATGACGTTCTCGCGCCTCACCCTTCGCGAGCTGCCGGCGATCGATCCGCCGATCGTCTCGGTCAACGTGAACTATCCCGGCGCCTCGGCGGCGGTGGTGGAGACGCGGATCACCCAGGCGCTGGAAGACGCCCTGTCGGGCATCGAGGGCGTGGAGACGATCCAGTCGCGCAGCGTCAACGGGCGCTCCTCGGTCACCCTGGAGTTCACCTTGGAGCGCGACATCGAGGCGGCCGCCAACGACGTGCGCGACGCGATCAGCAGCGTCGCCAGCCGACTGCCCGACGAGGCCGACGCGCCCCAGGTGCGCAAGGCCGACAGCGATTCGGACACGCTGATCTGGCTCAACATGAGCTCCACCACGATGGACGCGCTGCAGCTGTCGGACTACGCGGAGCGCTACATCGTCGACCGGCTGTCGAGTTTGGACGGCGTCTCCCAGGTCCAGATCGGCGGGCGCCAGCGCTATGCGATGCGGATCTGGCTGGACAGCTCGGCGATGGCCGCGCGCGGCATCACCGCCACCGACATCGAAGCGGCGCTGCGGGCCGAGAACGTCGAGCTGCCGGCGGGCCGGATCGAGTCGGAAACCCGCGACTTCACCCTGCGCGTGGCGCGCCAGTACGAGAAGCCTTCCGACTTTGCCGAGATTCCGATCCGCGAGGGCAGCGACGGCTACGTGGTGCGCATCGGCGATGTCGCCCAAGTCGAGCTGGCCTCGGCCGAGCGCCGCGCCTATTACAAGAGCAACGGCCAGCCCAACGTCGGCCTGGGCGTGGTCAAGACCTCGACCGCCAACGCGCTGGACGTGACCCGCGCGGCGCGCGCGGAAGCCATCGAGATCCAGAAAACCCTGCCCGAAGGCACCGACATCTTCGTCGCCTACGACTCCACGGTGTTCATCGACGAGTCGATCCGGCGCGTCTACCACACGCTGCTGGAGGCGATGGCGCTGGTCCTGCTGGTGATCTGGCTGTTCCTGGGCAGTTTCCGCGCCGCGCTGATCCCGGCGGTCACGGTGCCCGTGTGCCTGATCGCGGCCTTCATCCCGCTGTACCTGTTCGGGTACTCGATCAACCTGCTGACCCTGCTGGCGCTGGTGCTCTCGATCGGGCTGGTGGTGGACGATGCGATCGTTGTGCTGGAGAACATCCAGCGCCGCGCCGACCTCGGTGAGCCGCCGCTGGTCGCGGCGGTGCGCGGGACCAAGCAGGTGGCCTTCGCGGTGATCGCAACCACGACCGTGCTGGTCGCGGTGTTCCTGCCGGTGGGCTTCATGGAAGGCAATACCGGCCGGCTGTTCCGCGAGTTGTCGGTGGCCCTGGCCGGCGCGGTGGCGCTGTCGGCGTTCGTCGCCCTGACGCTGACCCCGATGATGTCCTCCAAGCTGGTGCGTGCGCGCAGCGACGAGCGTTCCAACCCGATCCACCGCTGGAGCAACCGCCAGCTGACCCGCCTCAGCGGGGCCTACCAGGGCTGGCTGGGCCGCCACGTTGGCAAGCGCTGGCTGGTCGGAGGCCTGATGCTCGGTGCGCTGGCGCTGAGCTATGGCCTGATCAAGCTGGTGCCGTCGGAGCTGGCGCCGGCCGAGGACCGCGGCTCGTTCTTCGTCTCGATCATGGGCCCGGAGGGCGCGGGCTTTGACTACACCGTCGGCCAGCTGGAGCAGGTCGAGGCGGTGGTCGCTGCGCACACCGGTGAGGACAAGGCGATCCGCCGCTACAACAGCCGCGCGCCCGGTGGCTGGGGTGCGACCGAGGAGATGCACACCGCCAACGTGATCGTGTTCCTGCAGGACTGGGACCAGCGCGACATGAGCACGGCCGAGGTGGCCGATTCGCTGCGCGCCGACCTGGGCAAGCTGACCGGCGTGCAGGCACAGCCGCGCGTGGGCGGCGGCCTGGTCGGCAGCCGCGGCCAGCCGATCCAGCTCGTCCTGGGCGGCCCGGAGTACGCCGAGATCGCGCAGTGGCGCGACGTGATGATGGAGAAGATGGAGGCCAACCCCGGCCTGTTCTCGGTGGATTCGGACTACAAGGAAACCCGCCCGCAGATGCGCGTGGAGATCGACCGCAAGCGCGCGTCCGACCTGGGCGTCAGCGTGTCGGCCATCGGCCATGCGCTGGAGACGATGATGGGGAGTCGCCGCGTGACCACCTTCGTCCAGGACGGCGAGGAGTACGACGTGCTGGTCCAGGCCGGACGCGATGGTCGCGCTTCGCCTGCCGACCTGTCGGCGATCGAGGTGCGCGGCAAGGACGGCGCGCTGGTGCCGCTGTCCAACTTGGTGACCCTGTCCGAACTGGCCGAGGCGGGCAGCCTGAACCGCTTCGACCGCATGCGGGCGATCACCATCACCGCCGGTCTGGCGCCGGGCTACACGATGGGCGAGGCGCTGGAGTTCCTCAACCAGACGGTGGCGACCACGCTGCCGGACTATGCGCAGGTTGCCTGGAAGGGCGAATCGCGGGAGTACCAGAAGGCCGGCGGCGCGGTGCTGCTGACCTTCGCGCTGGCGCTGCTGGTGGTGTTCCTGGTGCTGGCCGCGCAGTTCGAGAGCTTCATCCATCCCTTCGTGATCATGCTGACGGTGCCCCTGGCGGTGCTGGGCGCGCTGGTCGGCCTGGCAGTAACGGGCGGCACGCTCAATCTGTTCAGCCAGATCGGCATCGTCATGCTGGTCGGACTGGCGGCGAAGAACGGCATCCTGATCGTCGAGTTCGCCAACCAGCTACGCGACTCGGGGCGGACCATCACCGAGGCGATCATCGAGTCGGCCGGCGTGCGCCTGCGGCCCATCCTGATGACCTCCATCGCCACGGCCGTCGGCGCGTTGCCGCTGGTGCTGGCCGGCGGGCCCGGCTCGGCCAGCCGGGCGACCATCGGCGTGGTGATCATGTTTGGCGTGTCGCTGTCCACGCTGCTGTCGCTGTTCGTGGTGCCGGCGTTCTACGTCGTGCTGGCGCCGTTCACGCGCTCGCCGCATGCGGTGTCCAACGAGCTGGATGCGCTGGCGGCGAAGACGCCCGAAGTCGGCGGCCACGCCTGA
- a CDS encoding alanine/glycine:cation symporter family protein — protein MEDLINQLNDILWSKALIALCLGAGLYFSIRTRFMQVRGLPEMIRLMLNNKSSEAGVSSFQALAMSLSGRVGIGNIAGVATAIAFGGPGAVFWMWVMAFLGASTAYVESTLAQIYKEKDPKGKYRGGPAYFIEKGTGQKWYAWMFAAVTIVATGFLLPGVQANGIASSMTTAWDVTPEVTAAFLVVGLGFIIFGGVKRIARFAEIVVPFMALAYMLVALVIMLLNFEQVPAMFSLIIKGAFGMEAGFGAMLGLAIEWGVKRGIYSNEAGQGTSPHAAAAAEVEHPAQQGYVQAFSVYVDTLLVCSATAFMILSTGMYNVVGKGGTMLKEALPGIEPGPAFAQNAVESILPGYGSAFVALALLFFAFTTIIAYYYMAETNIAYINRKIHRPWLIFTLRIAILVAVTFGCVRTAGMSWTLGDIGVGLMAWLNILAILWLQKPALASLRDYEAQHKAGVSAYTFDPVALGIRHAEFWERRANGLEDLNAEDPQLAGAVKTGIIR, from the coding sequence GTGGAAGACCTGATCAACCAGCTCAACGACATCCTGTGGAGCAAGGCGCTGATCGCCCTGTGCCTGGGCGCGGGCCTCTACTTCTCCATCCGCACGCGCTTCATGCAGGTGCGCGGGTTGCCGGAAATGATCCGGCTGATGCTCAACAACAAGAGCTCCGAGGCGGGCGTGTCCTCGTTCCAGGCGCTGGCGATGTCGCTGTCGGGCCGGGTCGGTATCGGCAACATCGCCGGCGTGGCCACGGCCATCGCCTTCGGCGGACCGGGCGCGGTGTTCTGGATGTGGGTGATGGCGTTCCTGGGCGCGTCCACCGCGTACGTGGAATCCACCCTGGCGCAGATCTACAAGGAGAAGGATCCCAAGGGAAAGTACCGCGGCGGTCCGGCGTACTTCATCGAGAAGGGCACCGGGCAGAAGTGGTACGCGTGGATGTTCGCCGCGGTGACCATCGTCGCCACCGGCTTCCTGCTGCCCGGCGTGCAGGCCAACGGGATCGCCTCCAGCATGACCACGGCGTGGGACGTGACCCCGGAAGTGACCGCCGCCTTCCTGGTGGTCGGCCTGGGCTTCATCATTTTTGGCGGCGTGAAGCGCATCGCGCGCTTTGCCGAGATCGTCGTGCCGTTCATGGCGCTGGCCTACATGCTGGTCGCGCTGGTGATCATGCTGCTGAACTTCGAGCAGGTACCGGCGATGTTCTCGTTGATCATCAAGGGCGCGTTCGGCATGGAGGCCGGCTTCGGCGCCATGCTCGGGCTGGCGATCGAGTGGGGCGTGAAGCGCGGCATCTACTCCAACGAGGCCGGGCAGGGCACCAGCCCACATGCCGCCGCTGCGGCCGAGGTCGAGCATCCGGCGCAGCAGGGCTACGTGCAGGCGTTCTCGGTGTACGTCGACACGCTGCTGGTGTGCTCGGCGACGGCGTTCATGATCCTGTCGACCGGCATGTACAACGTGGTCGGCAAGGGCGGCACGATGCTCAAAGAGGCGCTGCCCGGCATCGAGCCCGGACCGGCGTTCGCGCAGAACGCAGTGGAGTCGATCCTGCCCGGCTACGGTTCGGCCTTCGTGGCGCTGGCACTGCTGTTTTTCGCCTTCACCACGATCATCGCCTACTACTACATGGCCGAGACCAACATCGCCTACATAAACCGGAAGATCCATCGCCCGTGGCTGATCTTCACCCTGCGCATCGCGATCCTGGTGGCGGTCACCTTCGGCTGCGTGCGCACCGCCGGCATGAGCTGGACCCTGGGCGACATCGGCGTGGGCCTGATGGCCTGGCTGAACATCCTGGCGATCCTGTGGCTGCAGAAGCCGGCGCTCGCGTCACTGCGTGACTACGAGGCGCAGCACAAGGCCGGCGTCAGCGCGTACACCTTCGATCCGGTGGCGCTGGGGATCCGCCACGCCGAGTTCTGGGAGCGCCGCGCCAACGGCCTGGAAGACCTCAACGCGGAGGACCCGCAGCTCGCCGGCGCGGTCAAGACCGGGATCATCCGATGA
- a CDS encoding TrmH family RNA methyltransferase, producing the protein MTVDPWGGRGRGGGSGKPRGDAPAPGHRGPKASNRYGRSAREEAPTATAPEGPGADAPAGGWHAANRPVRELRLHGLNAVRAVFERRPEAIRKVYLTQARIPTLQPLLKWCAANRIGYRVVEDEDLKKLAASSHHEGVVADVLRAEPVALADWLDALPGGPGCAVWLDGVGNPHNFGAILRSAAHFGIGAVLLPEHSPLALSGAAARVAEGGAEAVTLVRLPDPATAASTLRSAGFGLAATLVSGGSDLFATSLPERLVYVLGAEGEGMDRRLADACDLRLSIPGSGAVESLNVAAATAVLLAAWRQQH; encoded by the coding sequence ATGACGGTTGATCCGTGGGGCGGACGGGGGCGTGGCGGCGGATCGGGCAAGCCGCGCGGCGATGCGCCCGCGCCTGGCCATCGCGGGCCGAAAGCGTCGAATCGGTACGGACGGTCGGCGCGTGAGGAGGCTCCAACGGCCACCGCGCCGGAAGGCCCCGGCGCCGATGCGCCTGCCGGTGGCTGGCATGCTGCCAATCGCCCGGTGCGGGAGTTGCGCCTGCATGGCTTGAACGCGGTCCGCGCGGTCTTCGAGCGCCGTCCTGAGGCGATCCGCAAGGTCTACCTGACCCAGGCGAGGATTCCGACGCTGCAGCCGCTGTTGAAGTGGTGTGCGGCGAACCGCATCGGCTATCGCGTGGTGGAAGACGAGGACCTCAAGAAGCTCGCCGCCAGCTCGCACCACGAAGGCGTCGTCGCCGATGTGCTGCGTGCCGAGCCGGTGGCGCTCGCCGACTGGCTGGACGCGCTGCCCGGCGGTCCGGGGTGCGCGGTGTGGCTGGACGGCGTCGGCAATCCGCACAACTTCGGCGCTATCCTGCGCTCGGCGGCGCATTTCGGCATCGGTGCGGTGCTGCTGCCGGAGCATTCACCGCTGGCGTTGTCCGGGGCTGCTGCCCGCGTCGCCGAGGGCGGCGCCGAGGCGGTGACGCTGGTGAGACTGCCGGATCCTGCGACTGCCGCGTCAACGCTGCGCTCGGCGGGCTTTGGCTTGGCTGCCACTCTGGTCTCAGGCGGCAGCGACCTGTTTGCGACATCCCTGCCGGAGCGACTGGTGTACGTGCTCGGCGCCGAAGGCGAGGGCATGGACCGCCGCTTGGCCGATGCGTGCGACCTGCGGCTGTCGATCCCCGGCAGCGGCGCGGTGGAGAGCCTCAACGTTGCCGCGGCTACCGCAGTGCTGCTGGCGGCTTGGCGGCAGCAGCACTAG
- a CDS encoding methyl-accepting chemotaxis protein → MDSRVVIRLAPPLVLTVLLLCAQLFDWPLAAKLGITVATAAAWLVFAWVQNQGTPARVLHEQTRLLQDLRNFISAEVNGSRTEIDRTRELIRDSVGKLGGSFEAVNRKSRQQSEIVTRIIDRTGDDGGMDVHQFALQASQKMEQLVEALEEVSGQSGNTVTHIDAMAEHLDGIFALLEDVKSIADQTNLLALNAAIEAARAGEAGRGFAVVADEVRNLSERSTTFNEQIRKLAHSSKDAIAKVRDTVSQMASRDLDRSRGARAEAAGMLERVDGMNRGLGNGMREIAECGQAIDSSVAEAVRSLQFEDIVTQALGAATLHLDRLNNINQEATQLQELLHRRHSDSDVQAALKQLMQRVSQMRGEWERPPHKPVMQQSMDAGSVELF, encoded by the coding sequence ATGGATTCCCGTGTAGTCATTCGACTGGCCCCGCCGCTGGTACTGACCGTGCTTCTGCTGTGTGCGCAGCTGTTCGACTGGCCGCTTGCCGCCAAGCTGGGCATCACCGTGGCCACCGCCGCCGCCTGGCTCGTGTTCGCCTGGGTGCAGAACCAGGGAACCCCGGCACGGGTGCTGCACGAGCAGACACGCCTGTTGCAGGACCTGCGCAACTTCATCAGCGCCGAGGTCAACGGCTCACGGACCGAGATCGACCGCACCCGCGAGCTGATCCGTGATTCGGTCGGCAAGCTCGGTGGCAGCTTCGAGGCGGTCAATCGCAAGTCCCGCCAGCAGAGCGAGATCGTCACCCGCATCATCGACCGCACCGGCGATGACGGCGGCATGGACGTGCACCAGTTCGCCCTGCAGGCCAGCCAGAAGATGGAGCAGCTGGTGGAAGCCCTGGAAGAGGTCAGCGGCCAGAGCGGCAATACCGTCACCCATATCGACGCCATGGCCGAGCACCTGGACGGCATCTTCGCCCTGCTGGAAGACGTCAAGTCGATTGCCGACCAGACCAACCTGCTCGCGCTGAATGCCGCGATCGAGGCGGCCCGGGCGGGCGAGGCCGGGCGCGGGTTCGCCGTGGTCGCCGACGAGGTCCGCAACCTGTCGGAGCGCTCCACCACCTTCAACGAGCAGATCCGCAAGCTGGCCCACAGCTCCAAGGACGCGATCGCCAAGGTCCGCGACACGGTCAGCCAGATGGCATCGCGCGACCTGGACCGCTCGCGCGGCGCACGCGCCGAAGCCGCCGGCATGCTGGAGCGCGTGGACGGCATGAACCGCGGCCTGGGCAATGGCATGCGCGAGATCGCCGAATGCGGCCAGGCCATCGACAGCTCGGTCGCCGAGGCGGTGCGTTCGCTGCAGTTCGAAGACATCGTCACCCAGGCGCTGGGGGCGGCCACCCTCCATCTGGACCGCCTCAACAACATCAACCAGGAAGCCACCCAGTTGCAGGAACTGTTGCACCGTCGCCACAGCGACAGCGACGTGCAGGCGGCGCTAAAGCAGCTGATGCAGCGGGTCAGCCAGATGCGCGGGGAATGGGAGCGCCCGCCGCACAAGCCGGTGATGCAGCAGTCAATGGACGCCGGCAGCGTCGAGCTGTTCTGA
- a CDS encoding protein-glutamate methylesterase/protein-glutamine glutaminase: MVLASAPPLPPSDGQRVRVLVIDDSAFMRRLMSDLLSADPLIEVVGTAADPFIARTKIKRLSPDVLTLDVEMPRMDGLSFLQNLMRLRPMPVVMVSTLTAKGAEVTLDALAAGAVDCIGKPQTDLGGGLAAYGDALREKVRHAARTRIGNLVSARPAPLPAAAHRHPNLQLIAIGASTGGTNAILDVLSVLPADAPPIVIAQHIPAAFSAAFAARLHQHSAVTVVHAETSQPLRPGHAYVAPGGVHLRVTRRGASWHCSVSDDAQVNGHRPSVDVLFESVANHVGSGAAAALLTGMGSDGARGLLALRNAGAYTLAQDQHTSIVWGMPGAAVALGAAVQVAPLNEVATRLLGRGNLR, from the coding sequence ATGGTTCTCGCGTCCGCTCCGCCATTGCCTCCCTCCGACGGGCAGCGCGTGCGGGTGTTGGTGATCGACGATTCGGCCTTCATGCGCCGGCTGATGTCGGACCTGCTTTCGGCCGATCCGCTGATCGAGGTGGTCGGCACCGCCGCGGACCCCTTCATCGCCCGCACCAAGATCAAGCGGCTCTCCCCCGACGTCCTCACCCTGGACGTGGAGATGCCACGCATGGACGGGCTGAGCTTCCTGCAGAACCTCATGCGGCTTCGCCCGATGCCGGTGGTGATGGTCTCGACGCTGACCGCGAAGGGCGCCGAGGTCACCCTGGATGCACTCGCCGCCGGCGCCGTGGACTGCATCGGCAAGCCGCAAACCGATCTGGGCGGCGGGCTGGCAGCCTACGGGGACGCGTTGCGCGAGAAAGTACGTCACGCCGCCAGAACCCGCATCGGCAACCTCGTGAGCGCTCGACCGGCCCCGCTGCCTGCAGCAGCGCATCGCCACCCCAACCTGCAGCTGATCGCGATCGGCGCATCCACGGGCGGAACCAACGCGATCCTGGATGTCCTGTCCGTCCTGCCCGCCGACGCTCCCCCGATCGTGATCGCCCAGCACATCCCTGCCGCATTCAGCGCGGCCTTTGCCGCACGCCTCCATCAGCACAGCGCGGTGACCGTTGTTCACGCCGAGACGAGCCAGCCCTTGCGGCCGGGACACGCCTACGTCGCGCCCGGCGGCGTGCACCTGCGGGTTACCCGGCGCGGCGCGTCCTGGCACTGCAGCGTCAGTGACGACGCCCAGGTCAACGGTCATCGCCCCAGCGTCGACGTGCTGTTCGAGTCGGTCGCCAACCATGTCGGTTCCGGCGCAGCTGCGGCGTTGCTGACGGGCATGGGCAGCGACGGTGCACGGGGCTTGCTCGCGCTCAGAAACGCGGGCGCCTACACCCTCGCGCAGGATCAGCACACCAGCATCGTGTGGGGCATGCCCGGAGCGGCCGTCGCCCTTGGCGCCGCCGTGCAGGTGGCGCCATTGAACGAAGTGGCCACCCGTCTACTGGGTCGCGGAAACCTGCGTTGA
- the cheD gene encoding chemoreceptor glutamine deamidase CheD, producing MKPFERESSPLRGAITEPGSYYDKALQTHAVRLMPAEFRVSSEPLALVTLLGSCVAACIYDPVVGVGGMNHFMLPGASGNTRNDIADGDMSARYGAHAMELVINDLLKRGASRGRLLAKVFGGGNVLSGFQNDPIGTRNARFVLQYLVAERIPVVAQDLGDTQPRKVCFFVQTGRTLVRRLPSTRDDDIVRAERAYYGDLNRAPVAGSVELF from the coding sequence ATGAAACCGTTCGAACGGGAAAGCTCGCCCTTGCGCGGCGCGATCACCGAGCCGGGCAGCTATTACGACAAGGCCCTGCAGACCCACGCGGTACGCCTGATGCCTGCCGAGTTCCGGGTCAGCAGCGAACCGCTGGCCCTGGTGACGCTGCTGGGATCCTGCGTGGCAGCGTGCATCTACGACCCGGTGGTGGGCGTGGGGGGCATGAACCACTTCATGCTGCCGGGCGCATCGGGCAACACCCGCAACGACATTGCCGACGGCGACATGAGCGCCCGCTACGGGGCGCACGCGATGGAGCTGGTCATCAACGACCTGCTCAAGCGCGGCGCCAGCCGCGGCAGGCTCCTGGCCAAGGTATTCGGCGGCGGCAACGTGCTCAGTGGCTTCCAGAACGATCCCATCGGTACCCGCAACGCGCGATTCGTCCTGCAATACCTGGTGGCCGAACGCATACCGGTCGTCGCGCAGGACCTGGGCGACACGCAGCCGCGAAAGGTGTGCTTCTTCGTGCAGACCGGCCGCACCCTGGTCCGGCGCTTGCCCTCGACCCGCGACGACGACATCGTCCGCGCCGAGCGCGCCTACTACGGCGACCTCAACCGCGCGCCCGTGGCTGGCAGCGTGGAGTTGTTCTGA
- a CDS encoding CheR family methyltransferase, translating to MADATAIDRRTPPANREFVFDERDFRRVARLIHARAGIALSPHKRDMVYSRLARRVRACGMQRFDEYLDALEADDGAEWEQFTNALTTNLTSFFRESHHFDMLSEHLLAAHAARRDLRAPLTIWCCAASTGEEPYSIAIAACEAFGTLAPPVRILATDIDTRVLETAALGRYSIDRIDGVSPQRRQAYFQSGSGPNAGLCRVRPELQALVSFRPLNLLDDDYGLRGGFCAVFCRNVMIYFDKPTQYHVLSRIAPLLGPGALMFAGHSESFTHAQDLVTSCGRTTYRATHPTATP from the coding sequence ATGGCTGACGCGACAGCCATCGACCGCCGGACCCCGCCGGCAAACCGCGAGTTCGTGTTCGACGAGCGCGACTTCCGCCGCGTCGCCCGCCTGATCCACGCACGCGCGGGCATCGCCCTCAGTCCGCACAAGCGCGACATGGTGTACAGCCGTCTGGCGCGGCGCGTCCGTGCGTGCGGGATGCAACGCTTCGACGAGTACCTGGACGCCCTGGAAGCCGACGACGGCGCGGAGTGGGAGCAGTTCACCAACGCGCTGACGACCAACCTGACGTCCTTCTTCCGCGAGTCCCACCACTTCGACATGCTTTCGGAGCATCTGCTCGCCGCGCACGCGGCGCGCAGGGATCTGCGGGCGCCACTGACCATCTGGTGCTGCGCCGCATCCACCGGCGAGGAGCCGTATTCGATCGCCATCGCCGCCTGCGAGGCGTTCGGAACCCTCGCCCCGCCGGTGCGGATCCTGGCAACCGACATCGACACCCGCGTGCTCGAGACCGCCGCGCTGGGCAGGTATTCGATCGATCGCATTGACGGGGTGTCGCCGCAGCGCCGCCAGGCCTATTTCCAGTCCGGCAGCGGCCCCAACGCCGGCTTGTGCCGCGTCCGGCCGGAGCTGCAGGCGCTGGTCAGCTTCCGCCCGCTCAACCTGCTCGATGACGACTATGGCTTGCGCGGAGGTTTCTGCGCGGTGTTCTGCCGCAACGTGATGATCTACTTCGACAAGCCCACCCAGTACCACGTCCTTTCCCGCATCGCGCCGCTGCTGGGGCCGGGCGCCCTGATGTTCGCCGGCCATTCCGAGAGCTTCACCCATGCGCAGGACCTGGTGACTTCGTGCGGGCGCACCACCTATCGCGCGACGCATCCGACGGCGACACCATGA